The nucleotide window AAATGGGCAACGCGAGCACCGGGCGCAGTCTAGCTCGCGTTCCGCGCCATCACAATCATTTCGCGGGCGGGAGCCACCGGGCGAGCAACTTCGTTTGCGGTCCGGCGGCCCAGTCCTTCGCCCCGCTGCTGCGGCCGACCGCCGTACCGTCCGGGGCGATCAGCCAGACCGTCGGGAGCGCCTGCACCTCGTACCGGGCGGCCCCGACCCCGCTCGCCTCGACGAGAGCGGGCGCGCCCGGGGCGAACTTGTCGAGCACCGCCTGCGCGTCGGCCGGGGTGTCGGCGTCCGTGCAAACGTGCAGCACTTTGAGGCGGCCGGCGTGCTCATGCTCCAGTCGTTGAAGGGCCGGAACCTCTTTGACGCAGTGCGTGCAGTTGGTGCCCCAAAAGTGCAGGAGGACGAGTTGCCCCTTCAGGTCGGCCAGCCGCGTCGTGCGGTCACGCGCGTCGAGCAGCGACAGCGGTGGCGGCGCGGCGCCGGTGAGGTCTGTGAACCCGGCGGCGGCCAGCAACTGTGCGTCCGCGGAAAGCGGCTTTACGGAACCGCCCCCGCCGGCCGCGAGCCGCTCGACGTGCGCAACGACCGCGTCCAGATCGGCCGGCGGGAGGGAGCGGAATGACGCCATTGCGGTCCCCGGAATGCCGTCGAACGTGACCCT belongs to Gemmata obscuriglobus and includes:
- a CDS encoding redoxin domain-containing protein, with amino-acid sequence MKRLSFPLLAAVLLVATGAVGWGIGTWRKRAVGPAPAPDQTQPAPAPVADRGPLVYQMYCASCHGPDGHGDGTASAALRPPPRDFAARPWRFAPTPEAIRRVTFDGIPGTAMASFRSLPPADLDAVVAHVERLAAGGGGSVKPLSADAQLLAAAGFTDLTGAAPPPLSLLDARDRTTRLADLKGQLVLLHFWGTNCTHCVKEVPALQRLEHEHAGRLKVLHVCTDADTPADAQAVLDKFAPGAPALVEASGVGAARYEVQALPTVWLIAPDGTAVGRSSGAKDWAAGPQTKLLARWLPPAK